The following coding sequences are from one Arachis hypogaea cultivar Tifrunner chromosome 7, arahy.Tifrunner.gnm2.J5K5, whole genome shotgun sequence window:
- the LOC114924253 gene encoding uncharacterized protein codes for MANEESLENPSSNMEDVFSLSDIQNLNRSDRSSSSNANVMLDLSSPYYLHPGENPGISMVNVTLNASNYHSWARAMRLALKSKNKLSFIDGSLPKPEESDMNFLAWEKCNTYVIAWLNLSLSSEISQSVIWNENACDMWNDLEHRYHQGDIFRVAELEEEMYAARQGDLSVTAYFTKLRTIWEELETFQPILKCLCGPECICGLGIVRKYRKVRQLVRLLRGLNDEYTNVRSQLMLMKSLPDVNTAFSLLTQ; via the exons ATGGCGAATGAAGAAAGTTTGGAGAATCCAAGTTCGAACATGGAAGACGTATTCTCTTTGAGCGACATTCAGAATCTT aaCAGATCTGATCGTTCATCCTCAAGCAATGCAAACGTGATGTTGGATCTAAGCAGCCCTTATTATCTACATCCAGGTGAGAATCCTGGAATCTCAATGGTGAATGTGACTCTTAACGCTTCAAATTATCATTCTTGGGCTAGAGCAATGAGACTTGCACTCAAGTCGAAGAATAAATTGTCGTTTATTGACGGATCTCTCCCCAAACCTGAAGAATCAGACATGAACTTTCTTGCTTGGGAAAAATGTAATACATATGTGATAGCCTGGCTAAACTTGTCATTAAGTAGTGAAATCTCTCAAAGTGTGATTTGGAATGAGAATGCATGCGATATGTGGAATGACTTAGAGCATAGGTACCACCAAGGAGACATTTTTAGGGTTGCTGAATTAGAAGAAGAAATGTATGCTGCTAGGCAAGGCGACCTTTCTGTGACTGCCTATTTTACAAAATTAAGAACTATTTGGGAGGAATTAGAAACCTTTCAACCGATTCTGAAGTGTCTATGTGGTCCAGAATGCATTTGTGGTCTGGGAATAGTAAGAAAATACAGGAAAGTGAGGCAATTGGTGAGATTGTTGAGAGGTCTTAATGATGAATATACCAATGTCAGATCTCAATTGATGCTTATGAAGTCTTTACCTGACGTCAACACAGCATTTTCACTCTTAACCCAATAA
- the LOC112703012 gene encoding pentatricopeptide repeat-containing protein At3g26540-like has translation MGVSAASILNQLLHAKNLKPQPRSTATNTTKAAITTILSHVNAGHICKAASVLFAFPAPFPYSLYAHLFQHCTSPRAVVGLRKAESHLLTFSPNPPIFLLNRAIEAYGRCDSLRDARELFDEMPQPDGGSWNALINAYSQRGFSDEVFKLFLKMNRCGVYPNQITLAGVLGSCAVASEIVLAKQAHVTVVKFGFCRNVILGSSLVNVYGKCGLMVDARRMFQEIPSPNAVTWNVIVRRYLDAGDAREAIVLFSRMFLVKVRPLHFTFSAALVACASISRLEEGMQIHGVVVKLGLHEDNVVSSSLINMYMKCGKLEDGHEIFDQIGSKDLVSWTSIVSGYAMCGKIWEARKIFDEMPERNVISWNAMLAGYARFCDWHEALDFIYLMLGKIKDVDHVTLSLMLNVSAGLSDQEMGKQVHGYIYRHGFHSNLSAGNALLDMYGKCGNLNSATVWFDQMSNRRDWVSWNALLASYDHHQLGEQALTKFLEMQWETKPTKYTFGTLLAACANSSSLNFGKQIHGFIIRHGFEMDIIIRTALVNMYSRCRCLEYAIEVLKGAISRDIVIWNTIIFGCCHNHRGKKALELFQLMEAEGINPDQVTFQGILLACVEEGFVDVGTDCFRSMSNEYYVLPWLEHYDCMIELYSRHGYMDELENFLKTMPIEPTLSMLRRAFEASQKNRYSRLGEWITHKLNEFEH, from the coding sequence ATGGGTGTAAGTGCCGCTTCCATACTCAACCAGCTCCTCCACGCAAAGAACCTCAAGCCTCAACCACGCTCCACCGCAACCAACACCACCAAGGCGGCCATCACAACCATCCTCTCCCACGTCAACGCCGGTCACATCTGTAAAGCCGCCTCCGTCCTCTTCGCATTCCCGGCGCCCTTCCCATACTCCCTCTACGCCCATCTCTTCCAACACTGCACCTCCCCACGCGCAGTCGTTGGCCTCCGCAAGGCCGAGTCCCACCTCCTCACCTTCTCCCCCAACCCACCCATCTTCCTTCTCAACCGAGCAATTGAGGCTTATGGAAGATGTGACTCTCTTCGGGATGCACGTGAATTGTTCGATGAAATGCCGCAGCCAGACGGTGGCTCTTGGAATGCGCTCATCAACGCTTATTCCCAGAGAGGTTTCTCGGATGAGGTTTTCAAGCTGTTTTTGAAGATGAATAGGTGTGGTGTTTATCCCAATCAGATAACTTTGGCTGGTGTTCTTGGGTCGTGTGCTGTGGCTTCTGAGATTGTTTTGGCCAAGCAGGCTCATGTGACTGTTGTGAAATTTGGGTTTTGTCGCAATGTGATTCTCGGGAGTTCCCTTGTTAATGTCTATGGAAAATGTGGGCTCATGGTTGATGCTCGTAGAATGTTTCAAGAGATTCCAAGTCCCAATGCTGTCACTTGGAATGTCATTGTGAGGAGGTATCTTGATGCTGGCGATGCGAGGGAGGCCATTGTCTTGTTTTCGCGGATGTTTTTGGTGAAGGTTCGACCATTGCATTTCACATTTTCAGCTGCTCTTGTTGCTTGTGCGAGTATCTCTCGGCTGGAAGAGGGGATGCAGATACATGGGGTGGTTGTGAAGTTAGGTCTTCACGAGGATAATGTTGTTTCAAGCTCACTTATTAACATGTATATGAAGTGTGGTAAGCTTGAGGATGGCCATGAGATTTTTGATCAGATTGGTTCCAAAGATTTGGTGTCTTGGACCTCGATTGTATCTGGGTATGCAATGTGTGGGAAAATATGGGAAGCAAGGAAGATTTTTGATGAGATGCCTGAGCGAAATGTGATCTCATGGAATGCAATGTTGGCAGGGTATGCTAGATTTTGTGATTGGCACGAAGCATTAGACTTTATATATCTGATGCTTGGTAAAATTAAAGATGTTGATCATGTAACACTTAGTCTGATGTTAAATGTCTCTGCAGGTCTTTCAGATCAGGAGATGGGTAAACAAGTACATGGTTATATATATCGACATGGTTTCCACTCAAACCTGAGTGCCGGCAATGCTCTTCTTGATATGTATGGTAAATGTGGGAACTTAAACAGTGCCACAGTTTGGTTTGACCAGATGAGTAATCGGCGTGACTGGGTTTCTTGGAATGCTTTGTTGGCTAGCTATGATCATCATCAGTTGGGTGAACAAGCACTAACAAAATTTTTGGAGATGCAGTGGGAGACAAAACCAACAAAGTATACCTTTGGAACTCTCTTGGCAGCATGTGCAAATAGTTCTTCTCTTAACTTTGGAAAACAGATTCATGGATTCATCATTAGACATGGATTTGAAATGGATATTATAATCAGAACTGCTTTGGTCAACATGTATTCTCGATGTCGATGCCTTGAGTATGCTATCGAGGTTCTCAAGGGAGCAATTTCCAGAGATATAGTCATTTGGAATACCATCATTTTTGGATGTTGCCACAATCATAGGGGTAAAAAGGCGCTTGAACTTTTTCAACTGATGGAAGCAGAAGGCATCAATCCAGACCAAGTGACGTTTCAGGGAATTCTGCTGGCTTGTGTTGAAGAAGGCTTTGTTGATGTAGGTACTGACTGCTTTAGATCAATGAGCAATGAATACTATGTCCTGCCCTGGCTGGAGCACTATGATTGCATGATTGAACTATATAGTCGGCATGGATATATGGACGAGCTAGAGAACTTTCTCAAAACAATGCCAATAGAGCCCACTCTTTCAATGTTGAGAAGGGCCTTTGAAGCATCTCAGAAAAATAGATACTCAAGACTAGGAGAATGGATTACACATAAACTTAATGAATTTGAACACTAA